Genomic DNA from Alistipes indistinctus YIT 12060:
GCAACCGTTCTGCCACGGCCCGCTGTCCGGGCGACGCATAATAGATTTCAGAACGGTACTGGTCACCCACATCGGGCCCCTGGCCACCGGCCTGCGTCGGATCGTGTATCTCCAAAAACAGCTTCGCCAGCGTCTCATAATCCGTTTTTGCCGGATCGAACACGATCCGCACCGCTTCGGCATGGCCGGTTCGCCCGGTACATACCTGTTGGTAGGTGGGATTGGGAACGTGGCCTCCCGTGTAGCCCGACTCGACAGAAATCACGCCCGGCACCTGTTGCATCATGTATTCGACTCCCCAAAAACACCCTCCGGCAAAGATTGCGGTTTCGGCACGTTTCTCCCCCTGTTCTTTCGCGCCTGCAGGCCCGGAAGGCAACTCCACGCCGCCTCCCGCGGCACCGGATCCGGCTGGAACTGCAGCCGTACCGCCGACCGGAACGATCTCCGAAACCAGTGCGACAGGCTGTTCCGCAGGAGCAAAGTCGAGCGAAATGGAATTCACGCAATGGCGCGTATTCTTCGGTGTGAACCGTTCGCCCTCGAACACATGGCCCAGATGGCCGCCACAACGGGCACAGACGATCTCGGTCCGCCGGCCGTCGGCATCGGGCACCCGTTTAACAGCGCCGGGAATCTCATCGTCGAAACTGGGCCAGCCACAACCGGAATCGAACTTGTCCGACGAACGGTACAACGGCGCACCGCACCGGCGACAATGATACGTCCCCGATTCATGGTGGTTTTCGTATTTACCGGAGAAAGGGCGCTCCGTCCCCTTGTGCAGGATTACCCGCTGCTCTTCCGGGGTCAATGGTTTCATAATCTTCGCATTTACGGGACCCAACGGTCCCAAAACGAATAACAATACCAGAATAAACCGCATACGGTATAATTATGCTTTCTTACCTTGCGATGCCACTGCATTCATCTTGCGCCTGATCTCTTCGGGATCGCCAAGGAAGTAATCTTTCTCCAGCCTGAGGTGACGGTCGTCGAACTCGAACACATAGGGAACCCCGGTAGGCAGGTTCAACTTCACGATCTCATCGTCCGGAATATGCTTCAGGTGTTTGATAATCCCGCGCAGGCTGTTGCCGTGGGCCACCACAAGCAGTTGGTCGTGATGTTTCAGCGAAGGGAAAATCACATCGTTCCAATAGGGCAAAATCCGTTTGACCGTATCTTTCAAAGATTCGGTTCGCGGCAATTCGGCGGCAGGTACGTCACGATAGCGGATGTCGAAGCGCGGATTGCGCGGATCGTCCTCACCCAGCGGCGCCGGCGCGATATCGTAGCTGCGGCGCCAGATAAGCACCTGCTCTTCGCCGTATTTCTGGGCCGTCTCGCTTTTATTCAGCCCCTGCAACTGGCCGTAGTGCTTCTCGTTCAACCGCCAGCTCTTCTCCACCGGAATCCACTCCTGATCCAACCGGTCGAGCACACAATTTAATGTACGTACCGCCCGTTTCAAATAAGAAGTATAAGCTTTGTCGAAATGGAAATCATCGGCGAGCAACTGCTCCCCCGCCGTATAAGCCTCGGCTTCGCCTTTGGCAGTCAAATCGACATCGGTCCATCCGGTAAACCGGTTTTCCATGTTCCACAGGCTTTCGCCGTGACGCAGTAAGACGATTTTTTTCATAAGGCACTCTTTATTTTGTAGAATATCTGCTATAATAAGTAAACGTTAACATCTATCATTTATGATGCCACAGGCTTGCCGAGACTAACGTTAAATTAAAAAAACATTGTCCAAACAACCCGTGGATTGTGTTTTTTCAAAAAAAAGAATTACTTTTGGCTCGGTTAAAGTTAAACCCGGGGCATATTGTGCGATTTTCACTAGAAGAGCGAACAGATTGTATGTTTTTTTAACATAAAACCGCCCGCCCGGCCTCGGGGAAAACGGATGAACCTGAACTTCCGAATTCAACAAACAAAAAACCAAACAACCAAACCAAACCAAAACAATACTTAAAACATGAAAACAACATCTTCAAAACCTGCAAAGAATTCTGTTGGCGGCGTACGTTCTGCCGGTATCGTTCTGCTGATCTGCTTCATCATCGCAGTGTGCCTGTTCAACTTCGTTTTCGGTAACCCCGCAAACTTCATGAACAACGACCCCAACAACCATCCGCTGCCGGGCAACATGCTGGGTACTATCTATAAAGGAGGTGTCATCGTACCGGTTCTGCAGACCCTGTTCCTCACCGTACTCGTATTGAGCGTTGAGCGCTGGTTCGCCATCCGCAAAGCCAACGGTAGCGGTAACCTGACCAAGTTCGTCCGCAACGTGAAAGACTGCCTCGAGAAAAACGACCTGGAAGGCGCCCGTGCACTCTGCGCAAAACAGCGCGGTTCGGTTGCCAACGTAGTTCTGTCGGCTCTTGAGACCTATTCTCAGGTAGAGAAAGACGAAACCCTGAACAAAGAACAGAGCGTAGCTGCGATCCAGAAACGTCTCGAAGAGGCTACCGCACTGGAGCTGCCCACCCTGGAGCAGAACCTGCCGGTTATCGCTACGATGACCACGCTGGGTACCCTGGTCGGTCTGCTCGGTACCGTTATCGGTATGATCCGTGCATTCGCCGCTCTGGCCAACGCAGGTGCTCCTGACTCGATCGCCCTGTCGACCGGTATCTCCGAGGCCCTTATCAATACCGCCTTCGGTATCGCAACCGGTGCCTGCGCCGTTATCTCTTACAACTACTACACCAGCAAAATCGACAAACTCACTTATAGCATCGACGAAGTAGGTTTCACGATCGTTTCGGCTTACGCTGTAGCACATAAATAACCCATCGACCAATACGTTTAGCTATGCCTAAAGTAAAAGTAAAAAGAAAAAGTACGTTCATCGACATGACCGCCATGAGCGATGTGACTGTACTTTTGCTTACATTCTTCATGCTGACGTCGACCTTCATCCAGAAGGAGCCGGTCCAGGTGAGTACGCCGGGTTCGGTATCGGAGATCAAGATCCCCGATACGAACATCCTGCAGATCCTGGTCGATTCCAAAGGCAAGGTCTTCATGAGCCTCGACAGACAGGAGGATCGTGCGGCAGTGCTGGAGAAGATGGGTGAACAGTACGGCGTATCCTTCACGGCAGCGGAAGTCGGCAAATTCAAACTGGCCAACTCTTTTGGTGTGCCCATCAAAAAGATGAAGGACTTTTTGGCGTTGCCTTCCGATAAGCAGGATGCTGTCCTGCCCTCGCTGGGTATTCCCACGGACAGCACGGACAACCAGTTTAAGGAATGGGTGAAGGTGGCCCGCGAACAAAACCGCGACCTGCGGATCGCCATCAAGGCCGACCAGACCACTCCTTACGCTCAGATCAAAAACATCATGAAGTCTCTGCAGGATATCCGGGAGAACCGTTATAACCTGATCACTTCCCTGAAAGTCGTGTCGGAAGACATGTAAACGTTAATCGATTAAAAGTAAGAAAAGCTATGGCTGAAGTACAAGCAAAAGATAACGGAGGGAAGGAGAAAGGCAAACAGAAGAAAATGACCATCCGCGTGGACTTTACCCCGATGGTGGATATGAACATGCTGCTGATCACTTTCTTCATGTTGTGTACCTCCCTCAGCAAGCCGCAGACCATGGAAATCAGTATGCCCTCCAACGACAAAGTCACCGAAGAGGAGCAGAACAAAGTACAGGCTTCGCGTGCAATCACCGTCATCCTGGGCGGAGATAACCAATTGTTCTATTATACTGGCGAACCGAACTACGAGGACTACAACTCCCTCAAGGAGACCTCATACGAGGCGGACGGGCTGCGTGAACTGCTGCTCAACCGCAACCGCGAGGTGGTCACCGAGATGAACCAGTTGAAAAAGGATAAGGCAGAACACAAGTTGACCGAAGAGCAGTACGACGAAAAAGTCAAAGAACTGCGCAAGAACGAGAAAACCTCTCCGATCGTGATGATCAAGGCCTCGGACGACGCCAGTTACAAGAACCTGATCGACGTACTCGACGAAATGCAGATTTGCAACATCAGCAAGTATGCGATCGTCGATATGACCGAAGGCGACACGTTCCTGTTGGACAACCTGGCAAGCAAAGGCGAGCTGACCAAGAACATTGACCGATCCAAATAACCAACTAACGACACACATTTAAACCGAAAGAAATGGCTAAAATAGATTTAACTTCGAGGGAATGGTGCGAGTTGGTTTTTGAAGGCAAAAACAAAGCCTACGGTGCTTACGAGATGCGTCAAACGTCTCCGTCACGGCACAACAAGGCTACGATTATCGTAATGATTTTCGTTCTGATCGCATTCTCGCTTCCCGCTTTGCTCAAGATCGTCGTTCCGAAGCAAGAAAAGGAAGTCATGACCGAAGTTACCGAATTGACCAACCTCGAAGCTCCGGAAGAAAAGACCGAAGAGATCAAGAAACCGGATCTTCCTCCTCCTCCTCCCCTCAAAAGCTCCATCAAGTTCACCCCGCCGGTGATCAAGAAGGACGAAGAGGTACGCGAAGAGGATGAAATGAAGACCCAGGAAGACCTGAACCTCAACAAAACCGCAATCTCCATCGCCGATATCAAAGGTACCGACGATATCCACGGTAAGGACATCGCAGACATCCGCGAGGTGGTTAAGGAACCTGTAAAAGAAGTAAAACAGGAGATTTACCACTCGGTAGAACAGATGCCGCAGTTCCCCGGCGGAGACAAGGAATTGATGAAATACCTGCGCGACAACATGCAATATCCGCAGGCCGCCCTTGAAAACAATATTCAGGGCCGTGTTATCGTTCAGTTCGTAGTAGGTAAGGACGGTTCAGTCAGCGACGTGCAGGTCCTGGCCGGTCTCGACCGCCTTTGCGACCGCGAAGCCGTACGCGTGGTGGAATCCATGCCCAAATGGATTCCCGGCAAGCACAACGGCGTATCGGTCCCCGTATACTACCGCGTTCCGGTAACGTTTAAGATCCTGCAATAAGAAACAACGCTTATTTATTATACCGGGCATCCTTTTTTGTGGCTTTCCACACAAAGGATTCCCGGTATTTTTTTAACTTTGCAAACAGAGGCACAAAGTATGGAAAACGGAAACAACAGGACAGCCCGCTCACGGGGAGCTTTGATGATGTACATCTTCGGGATATTCATGCTCGTATTTTATCTGGGAATGGCCTATATGTTCCTTTTTTCCAGGGTGCTCGCCGAGAGAATGTCACCCACGGTACGTTACGTCATGGGAGGCGTATTCCTGCTTTACGGAGTCTACAGGCTTTACCGGCAGGTAAAAGCCACTGACCGGGATAACGAATAAAACAGCAATGCCATGTCAAGGAATGCCGCAATCGTTTTGATGCTGTGTGTCGCTGTGGCGGTTTCATCGTGCCGCAACCGCAGCAAACAGCCTACCGATACCGTATCGAGCGGTGTCATCAAAATCAGTGCTGACGAAAGTTTTCGTCCGCTCATCCAGCAGGAGATCGACGTTTTCGAAGGGCTCTACCCCGCCGCCGGGATCATTCCCGAATATACCAGCGAGGTCGAAGCGATCAACCTGCTGATCAAAGACAGCGTGCGACTGGCCGTCAGCACCCGCAAACTGACCCAGCCCGAGATCAACACGCTCAATGAGAAAAAACTTTTTCCCAAAGAGATCAAGATCGCGACGGACGGTATCGCGCTGATCACGAACAAACAGAATACGGATTCAATGCTTTCGCTGCCGAATCTGACAAAAATCCTTACCGGCAAGATTACCAAATGGAAGGAACTCGACCCGCAAAGCAAACTGGGCGACATTCAGGTGGTATTCGACAATGCCAACTCCAGTACGGTCCGCTACGCGATCGATTCGCTCTGCGGCGGCGCGCCCCTCTACGAAGGTCTCAGCGCCCAGGGCAACAACCCGCAGGTAATCGACTATGTCGCCAAAACCCCGAATGCACTGGGAGTG
This window encodes:
- a CDS encoding bifunctional methionine sulfoxide reductase B/A protein, giving the protein MKPLTPEEQRVILHKGTERPFSGKYENHHESGTYHCRRCGAPLYRSSDKFDSGCGWPSFDDEIPGAVKRVPDADGRRTEIVCARCGGHLGHVFEGERFTPKNTRHCVNSISLDFAPAEQPVALVSEIVPVGGTAAVPAGSGAAGGGVELPSGPAGAKEQGEKRAETAIFAGGCFWGVEYMMQQVPGVISVESGYTGGHVPNPTYQQVCTGRTGHAEAVRIVFDPAKTDYETLAKLFLEIHDPTQAGGQGPDVGDQYRSEIYYASPGQRAVAERLLDTLRAKGYSVVTRLTPASVFYPAEAYHQDYYERKGTLPYCHKYTRRF
- the gpmA gene encoding 2,3-diphosphoglycerate-dependent phosphoglycerate mutase; the encoded protein is MKKIVLLRHGESLWNMENRFTGWTDVDLTAKGEAEAYTAGEQLLADDFHFDKAYTSYLKRAVRTLNCVLDRLDQEWIPVEKSWRLNEKHYGQLQGLNKSETAQKYGEEQVLIWRRSYDIAPAPLGEDDPRNPRFDIRYRDVPAAELPRTESLKDTVKRILPYWNDVIFPSLKHHDQLLVVAHGNSLRGIIKHLKHIPDDEIVKLNLPTGVPYVFEFDDRHLRLEKDYFLGDPEEIRRKMNAVASQGKKA
- a CDS encoding MotA/TolQ/ExbB proton channel family protein, whose translation is MKTTSSKPAKNSVGGVRSAGIVLLICFIIAVCLFNFVFGNPANFMNNDPNNHPLPGNMLGTIYKGGVIVPVLQTLFLTVLVLSVERWFAIRKANGSGNLTKFVRNVKDCLEKNDLEGARALCAKQRGSVANVVLSALETYSQVEKDETLNKEQSVAAIQKRLEEATALELPTLEQNLPVIATMTTLGTLVGLLGTVIGMIRAFAALANAGAPDSIALSTGISEALINTAFGIATGACAVISYNYYTSKIDKLTYSIDEVGFTIVSAYAVAHK
- a CDS encoding ExbD/TolR family protein, whose translation is MPKVKVKRKSTFIDMTAMSDVTVLLLTFFMLTSTFIQKEPVQVSTPGSVSEIKIPDTNILQILVDSKGKVFMSLDRQEDRAAVLEKMGEQYGVSFTAAEVGKFKLANSFGVPIKKMKDFLALPSDKQDAVLPSLGIPTDSTDNQFKEWVKVAREQNRDLRIAIKADQTTPYAQIKNIMKSLQDIRENRYNLITSLKVVSEDM
- a CDS encoding ExbD/TolR family protein, with amino-acid sequence MAEVQAKDNGGKEKGKQKKMTIRVDFTPMVDMNMLLITFFMLCTSLSKPQTMEISMPSNDKVTEEEQNKVQASRAITVILGGDNQLFYYTGEPNYEDYNSLKETSYEADGLRELLLNRNREVVTEMNQLKKDKAEHKLTEEQYDEKVKELRKNEKTSPIVMIKASDDASYKNLIDVLDEMQICNISKYAIVDMTEGDTFLLDNLASKGELTKNIDRSK
- a CDS encoding energy transducer TonB encodes the protein MAKIDLTSREWCELVFEGKNKAYGAYEMRQTSPSRHNKATIIVMIFVLIAFSLPALLKIVVPKQEKEVMTEVTELTNLEAPEEKTEEIKKPDLPPPPPLKSSIKFTPPVIKKDEEVREEDEMKTQEDLNLNKTAISIADIKGTDDIHGKDIADIREVVKEPVKEVKQEIYHSVEQMPQFPGGDKELMKYLRDNMQYPQAALENNIQGRVIVQFVVGKDGSVSDVQVLAGLDRLCDREAVRVVESMPKWIPGKHNGVSVPVYYRVPVTFKILQ
- a CDS encoding PstS family phosphate ABC transporter substrate-binding protein — encoded protein: MSRNAAIVLMLCVAVAVSSCRNRSKQPTDTVSSGVIKISADESFRPLIQQEIDVFEGLYPAAGIIPEYTSEVEAINLLIKDSVRLAVSTRKLTQPEINTLNEKKLFPKEIKIATDGIALITNKQNTDSMLSLPNLTKILTGKITKWKELDPQSKLGDIQVVFDNANSSTVRYAIDSLCGGAPLYEGLSAQGNNPQVIDYVAKTPNALGVIGVSWIGNKGDSTNLSFSDRINVMRLSREDPAMVANSCKPFQAYLALGRYPLTRDVYILLTDPKSGLASGFTTFISSDRGQRIILKSGIVPATQSIRLVNVRENL